Proteins from a single region of Nocardiopsis dassonvillei subsp. dassonvillei DSM 43111:
- a CDS encoding carbamoyltransferase family protein, which produces MRVLGVNAVFHDPAAAIVVDGRTVAAAEEERFSRRKHGKAAVPFSTWELPEQAMRWCLERAGLRPDDLDAVTYSYDPALADPDGPGQDRGWERLRLFYVERAPHFLATALPGLDPAKVTYVPHHVAHAASAGLAAPPESGGGECAVFVADGRGESTSHMAGVYTGGKLDVLVRQPLPESLGLVYEELTEHVGFHRSSDEYKVMALASYGEPTMLDAVRKCVRYEGDGLVRASGLDWNSLTDPCEPGQEPSKEHANLAASVQAAMEETLLAVVGWLHERTGRPHLTMAGGVALNCVANSRIVREGPFASVWVQPASGDAGTALGGALHAASLVEDVAPMPGAALGRSWDEDELHAILREADVAFERPDDLADTVAEALERDALVAWFQGAAEYGPRALGHRSLLANPSNPDNLERLNRVKGREQFRPVAPMVAEHRASEIFSGGPLPSPYMLFVHEVHPDWRDRLPAVVHVDGTARVQTVAERDDPLTARLLDRFERRSGLPVLVNTSLNTAGRPMVDSPRDALECFGSAPVDLLAIGPFVVRRRAGEGAHR; this is translated from the coding sequence ATGCGTGTCCTCGGTGTCAACGCCGTCTTCCACGACCCGGCGGCGGCGATCGTCGTCGACGGCCGTACGGTCGCGGCGGCGGAGGAGGAACGGTTCTCGCGGCGCAAGCACGGCAAGGCCGCGGTCCCCTTCTCCACGTGGGAGCTTCCGGAGCAGGCGATGCGCTGGTGCCTGGAGCGCGCGGGGCTGCGCCCCGACGACCTGGACGCGGTCACCTACTCCTACGACCCCGCGCTGGCCGACCCCGACGGGCCCGGACAGGACCGCGGCTGGGAACGCCTGCGCCTGTTCTACGTCGAGCGCGCGCCGCACTTCCTGGCCACCGCGCTGCCGGGCCTGGACCCGGCCAAGGTCACCTACGTCCCCCACCACGTCGCGCACGCGGCCTCCGCCGGACTCGCCGCCCCGCCCGAGTCCGGAGGCGGCGAGTGCGCGGTGTTCGTGGCCGACGGCCGCGGCGAGAGCACCTCGCACATGGCGGGCGTCTACACCGGCGGGAAGCTGGACGTGCTGGTCCGCCAGCCGCTGCCCGAGTCCCTGGGGCTGGTCTACGAGGAGCTGACCGAACACGTGGGCTTCCACCGCTCCAGCGACGAGTACAAGGTGATGGCCCTGGCCTCCTACGGCGAGCCCACCATGCTCGACGCGGTCCGCAAGTGCGTGCGCTACGAGGGCGACGGCCTGGTCCGCGCCTCGGGCCTGGACTGGAACTCCCTCACCGACCCGTGCGAGCCGGGGCAGGAGCCCTCCAAGGAGCACGCGAACCTGGCCGCCAGCGTGCAGGCCGCCATGGAGGAGACCCTCCTGGCCGTCGTCGGCTGGCTGCACGAGCGGACCGGCCGCCCGCACCTGACGATGGCGGGCGGGGTCGCGCTCAACTGCGTCGCCAACAGCCGCATCGTCCGAGAGGGGCCCTTCGCGAGCGTCTGGGTGCAGCCCGCCTCCGGAGACGCGGGCACCGCGCTCGGCGGCGCCCTGCACGCGGCCTCGCTCGTGGAGGACGTGGCGCCCATGCCCGGGGCCGCCCTGGGCCGCTCCTGGGACGAGGACGAGCTGCACGCGATCCTGCGCGAGGCCGACGTCGCCTTCGAGCGCCCCGACGACCTGGCCGACACCGTGGCCGAGGCCCTGGAGCGGGACGCGCTGGTGGCCTGGTTCCAGGGCGCCGCGGAGTACGGGCCCCGAGCGCTGGGACACCGGTCCCTGCTCGCCAACCCGTCCAACCCCGACAACCTCGAACGGCTCAACCGGGTCAAGGGGCGCGAGCAGTTCCGCCCCGTCGCGCCGATGGTGGCCGAGCACAGGGCGTCGGAGATCTTCTCGGGCGGGCCCCTGCCCAGCCCCTACATGCTCTTCGTCCACGAGGTGCACCCCGACTGGCGCGACCGCCTGCCCGCCGTGGTGCACGTGGACGGCACGGCCCGCGTCCAGACCGTGGCCGAGCGGGACGACCCGCTCACCGCGCGCCTGCTGGACCGCTTCGAACGGCGCAGCGGCCTGCCGGTCCTGGTCAACACCAGCCTCAACACCGCCGGGCGGCCCATGGTCGACTCCCCGCGCGACGCCCTGGAGTGCTTCGGGTCCGCGCCCGTGGACCTGCTGGCCATCGGCCCGTTCGTCGTGCGCCGCCGCGCGGGCGAGGGGGCGCACCGGTGA
- a CDS encoding HAD-IIIA family hydrolase: MSAPRYSVVVPTMGRDTLPRVLEPLLDAPPREAPEEVVVVDDRPPDDTEPLPGTDHARVRVLRTGGGGPAAARQAGWHACATEWIAFLDDDVAPPADWPRRLRADLADLPAEVGASQGRITVPRPRGHRPTDAERATLALEGARWITADMAYRRSALEAVGGFDARFPRAYREDTDLALRVVGAGFVLVPGERECVHPLRSGGRWASLAAQRGNADNALMDRLHGRGWRNRVGEGPGGLRGHVLTTAALLGAAGAALTGRRAAAAACAALWTARTAAFARRRIRGGPATRDEVTDMLVTSALIPPLACWQRLRGEIRHAGARPAPGVAAVLFDRDGTLVEDVPYNGDPDKVRPTPSAERALALARGAGLAVGVVSNQSGIARGLITRDQVDAVNRRVEELLGPFDVWRVCPHGEEDGCGCRKPAPGMVRSAAAELGLPPSRCALVGDIGADVDAARAAGARGVLVPTAATLDAECRSAPETAPDLEAAVLRLLGRDAS; encoded by the coding sequence GTGAGCGCTCCCCGCTACTCCGTGGTCGTGCCCACCATGGGGCGCGACACCCTGCCCCGCGTTCTGGAACCGCTTCTGGACGCACCGCCGCGGGAGGCGCCCGAGGAGGTCGTCGTCGTGGACGACCGGCCGCCGGACGACACCGAGCCGCTGCCCGGGACCGACCACGCCCGGGTGCGCGTCCTGCGCACCGGGGGAGGCGGCCCCGCAGCCGCCCGCCAGGCCGGGTGGCACGCCTGCGCCACCGAGTGGATCGCCTTCCTGGACGACGACGTGGCCCCGCCCGCGGACTGGCCGCGGCGCCTTCGCGCCGACCTGGCCGACCTGCCCGCCGAGGTGGGCGCCAGCCAGGGCCGCATCACCGTGCCCCGCCCGCGCGGGCACCGGCCCACGGACGCCGAACGGGCCACCCTGGCCCTGGAGGGCGCACGCTGGATCACCGCCGACATGGCCTACCGCAGGAGCGCCCTGGAGGCGGTCGGCGGCTTCGACGCCCGCTTCCCGCGCGCCTACCGCGAGGACACCGACCTGGCCCTGCGGGTCGTGGGCGCCGGGTTCGTCCTCGTGCCCGGCGAACGCGAGTGCGTGCACCCGCTGCGCAGCGGCGGGCGCTGGGCGAGCCTGGCCGCCCAGCGCGGCAACGCCGACAACGCGCTGATGGACCGCCTGCACGGGCGCGGCTGGCGCAACCGGGTCGGGGAGGGCCCCGGCGGGCTGCGCGGGCACGTCCTCACCACGGCCGCCCTGCTGGGCGCCGCTGGGGCGGCCCTGACCGGGCGCCGCGCCGCGGCCGCCGCGTGCGCCGCGCTGTGGACCGCGCGCACCGCCGCGTTCGCCCGGCGCCGGATCCGAGGCGGACCCGCCACCCGCGACGAGGTCACCGACATGCTGGTGACCAGCGCGCTCATCCCGCCCCTGGCCTGCTGGCAGCGGCTGCGCGGCGAGATCCGCCACGCCGGGGCGCGGCCCGCCCCGGGGGTGGCGGCCGTGCTGTTCGACAGGGACGGCACCCTGGTCGAGGACGTCCCCTACAACGGCGACCCCGACAAGGTGCGCCCCACGCCCTCGGCCGAACGGGCGCTCGCCCTGGCCCGCGGCGCCGGACTCGCCGTCGGGGTGGTCAGCAACCAGTCGGGCATCGCCCGCGGACTGATCACCCGCGACCAGGTGGACGCGGTCAACCGACGCGTGGAGGAACTGCTGGGCCCCTTCGACGTGTGGCGCGTGTGCCCGCACGGCGAGGAGGACGGCTGCGGATGCCGCAAGCCCGCGCCCGGCATGGTCCGCTCCGCCGCGGCCGAACTGGGCCTGCCGCCCTCCCGCTGCGCACTGGTCGGCGACATCGGCGCCGACGTGGACGCCGCGCGGGCCGCGGGCGCGCGCGGGGTGCTCGTGCCCACCGCCGCCACCCTGGACGCCGAGTGCCGTTCCGCGCCCGAGACCGCGCCCGACCTGGAGGCCGCCGTCCTGCGCCTGCTCGGAAGGGACGCTTCGTGA
- a CDS encoding glycosyltransferase family 9 protein, with translation MSGGTVIVARLDSMGDVLLSGPAVRAVAHGADRVVYLAGPRGAETAATLPGVDGVLTWCAPWIAADPPPVDAADVTRLVERLSGLGADAAVILTSFHQSPLPLALLLRMAGVPRVSAVSEDYPGSLLDVRHHVAHAIPEAERMLSLARAAGYPPPPGDDGRLAVRRPLPDTRELTGPDGYAVVHVGADAPSRELPPALAAKTVAALAERGHRVLVTGTAGEAEMAREVAAHGAADLAGRTTVTELADVLDRAAVLVSGNTGPAHLAAAVGTPVVSLFSPVVPASAWAPHGTAVRVLGDQLAPCADTRARVCPVPGHPCLNSVSSDDVLTAVDELLGAR, from the coding sequence GTGAGCGGGGGAACCGTGATCGTGGCGCGCCTGGACAGCATGGGGGACGTCCTGCTGTCCGGACCGGCCGTGCGCGCCGTCGCCCACGGAGCCGACCGGGTCGTCTACCTCGCCGGACCCCGTGGCGCGGAGACCGCCGCGACGCTGCCGGGTGTGGACGGCGTCCTGACCTGGTGCGCGCCCTGGATCGCCGCCGACCCGCCGCCGGTGGACGCCGCCGACGTCACCCGCCTCGTGGAACGCCTGTCCGGCCTCGGCGCGGACGCCGCCGTGATCCTGACCTCCTTCCACCAGTCGCCGCTGCCGCTGGCCCTGCTCCTGCGCATGGCCGGGGTGCCCCGCGTCTCGGCCGTCAGCGAGGACTACCCGGGCAGCCTGCTCGACGTGCGCCACCACGTGGCCCACGCGATCCCCGAGGCCGAGCGGATGCTGTCCCTGGCACGCGCGGCCGGGTACCCGCCGCCCCCCGGCGACGACGGACGCCTGGCCGTGCGCCGCCCGCTGCCCGACACCCGGGAGCTGACCGGGCCCGACGGGTACGCGGTGGTCCACGTCGGCGCGGACGCCCCCTCCCGGGAGCTGCCGCCCGCCCTGGCCGCCAAGACCGTCGCCGCGCTGGCCGAACGCGGCCACCGGGTCCTGGTCACCGGCACCGCCGGGGAGGCCGAGATGGCCCGCGAGGTCGCCGCGCACGGCGCGGCGGACCTGGCCGGGCGCACCACCGTCACCGAACTGGCCGACGTGCTCGACCGCGCCGCCGTCCTGGTCTCGGGCAACACCGGCCCCGCCCACCTGGCCGCCGCCGTCGGCACACCCGTGGTCTCGCTCTTCTCCCCGGTCGTGCCCGCCTCCGCGTGGGCGCCCCACGGCACCGCGGTCCGCGTCCTGGGTGACCAGCTCGCGCCCTGCGCCGACACCCGGGCCCGGGTCTGCCCCGTACCCGGCCATCCCTGCCTGAACTCCGTCTCCTCCGACGACGTCCTGACCGCCGTCGACGAACTCCTGGGGGCACGATGA
- a CDS encoding glycosyltransferase, giving the protein MTIHHPTPTIPAHAPRGMAQGRARTPARVLRILLWHVHGSWTTAFVHGGHTCLLPVTPDRGPDGRGRARTWDWPANAEELPLGAVRDSEPDLVVLQRPHEIALAEELLGRVPGRDVPAVYVEHNTPRRDVPVTRHPVADRDDIPVVHVTHFNDLFWDCGRAPTRVVEHGVPDPGYRYTGEVLRTGVVLNEPLRRWRFTGTDLLPALAGSVPLDLFGMGVAGISEHLGLAPSRLRAHEDLPQDAMHDELARRRAYAHPLRWTSLGLSLIEAMMLGLPVAALGTTEAYEAVPPEAGTVSTDPRVLAEALRAFHEDRDLALRTGKAARAAALRRYGLTRFLDDWDRVLQEVTS; this is encoded by the coding sequence ATGACCATCCACCACCCGACGCCCACGATCCCGGCGCACGCACCCCGGGGCATGGCGCAGGGCCGGGCCCGGACGCCCGCGCGCGTGCTGCGGATCCTGCTCTGGCACGTCCACGGCTCGTGGACGACCGCGTTCGTCCACGGCGGGCACACCTGCCTGCTGCCGGTGACCCCGGACCGGGGGCCCGACGGGCGGGGCCGCGCCCGCACCTGGGACTGGCCCGCCAACGCCGAGGAGCTGCCCCTTGGGGCGGTGCGCGACAGCGAACCCGACCTGGTGGTCCTCCAGCGACCGCACGAGATCGCCCTGGCCGAGGAGCTCCTGGGCCGCGTGCCGGGCCGGGACGTGCCCGCCGTCTACGTCGAGCACAACACCCCGCGCCGGGACGTGCCGGTCACCCGGCACCCCGTCGCCGACCGCGACGACATCCCCGTCGTCCACGTCACCCACTTCAACGACCTGTTCTGGGACTGCGGGCGCGCGCCCACCCGCGTGGTCGAACACGGCGTGCCCGACCCCGGGTACCGCTACACCGGCGAGGTCCTCCGCACGGGCGTGGTGCTCAACGAGCCCCTGCGCCGCTGGCGCTTCACCGGCACCGACCTGCTGCCCGCGCTCGCCGGGAGCGTGCCCCTGGACCTGTTCGGCATGGGCGTGGCCGGGATCTCCGAGCACCTCGGGCTGGCGCCCTCGCGGCTGCGCGCCCACGAGGACCTGCCCCAGGACGCCATGCACGACGAACTGGCCCGCCGCCGCGCCTACGCCCACCCGCTGCGGTGGACCTCGCTCGGCCTGTCCCTCATCGAGGCGATGATGCTGGGCCTGCCCGTGGCCGCCCTGGGCACGACCGAGGCCTACGAGGCCGTACCGCCCGAGGCGGGCACCGTCTCGACCGACCCCCGAGTACTCGCGGAGGCGCTGCGCGCGTTCCATGAGGATCGCGACCTCGCCCTTCGCACCGGCAAGGCCGCCCGTGCGGCGGCACTGCGCCGCTACGGGCTCACCAGGTTCCTCGACGACTGGGACCGGGTGCTACAGGAGGTGACGTCATGA
- a CDS encoding glycosyltransferase: MRIAMVSEHASPLAAITGEDAGGQNVHVAELAAALAARGHEVVVHTRRTDAERPDSVSLGPGVRVEHVRAGPAAPISKDELPQYMPEFAQRLRAAWRVQRPDVVHAHFWMSGFASLRAAGALGLPVLQTFHALGTVKRRHQGTDDTSPAERVPTERAVAGQCDMVVATSTEERRELAEWGIPPARVAVVPCGVDTSRFTAEGPAAERGDRPRLLSLGRLVRRKGVDTVIRALAEVPEAELVIAGGTARERLWTQPEAVRLRMAAERAGVDDRVRFLGCVDRAEVPALLRSADVAVNVPWYEPFGISTVEAMACGVPVVASRVGGHVDTVVHGETGLLVPARSPERLGRAVRWLLSDEATRISFADAAAERARDHYSWAEVARRTEECYLHVTTTATGAAVPAPRAGLSTPVATTTGGGEE; this comes from the coding sequence ATGAGGATCGCCATGGTCTCCGAACACGCCAGCCCGCTGGCGGCGATCACCGGAGAGGACGCGGGCGGCCAGAACGTCCACGTGGCCGAGCTGGCCGCGGCGCTCGCCGCGCGCGGACACGAGGTCGTGGTCCACACGCGCCGCACCGACGCCGAGCGGCCCGACAGCGTCTCCCTGGGCCCGGGCGTGCGCGTGGAGCACGTGCGCGCCGGACCGGCGGCCCCGATCAGCAAGGACGAGCTGCCCCAGTACATGCCCGAGTTCGCGCAGCGGCTGCGGGCGGCCTGGCGCGTCCAACGGCCCGACGTCGTCCACGCCCACTTCTGGATGAGCGGTTTCGCCTCCCTGCGGGCGGCCGGCGCCCTGGGCCTGCCCGTGTTGCAGACCTTCCACGCCCTGGGCACCGTCAAGCGCCGCCACCAGGGCACGGACGACACCAGCCCCGCCGAGCGCGTCCCGACCGAACGCGCCGTGGCCGGTCAGTGCGACATGGTCGTGGCCACCTCCACCGAGGAGCGGCGCGAACTCGCCGAGTGGGGGATCCCGCCCGCGCGCGTGGCCGTGGTGCCCTGCGGCGTGGACACCTCGCGCTTCACCGCCGAGGGTCCCGCCGCCGAGCGCGGCGACCGCCCGCGCCTGCTCAGCCTGGGCCGCCTGGTCAGGCGCAAGGGCGTGGACACGGTGATCCGCGCGCTGGCCGAGGTGCCCGAGGCCGAACTGGTCATCGCCGGAGGAACCGCCCGCGAACGCCTGTGGACCCAGCCCGAGGCGGTACGGCTGCGCATGGCCGCCGAGCGCGCGGGCGTGGACGACAGGGTCCGCTTCCTGGGCTGCGTGGACCGCGCTGAGGTCCCCGCCCTGCTCAGGTCGGCCGACGTGGCCGTCAACGTGCCCTGGTACGAGCCGTTCGGGATCTCCACCGTCGAGGCGATGGCCTGCGGTGTCCCCGTGGTCGCCTCCCGCGTGGGCGGCCACGTCGACACCGTCGTGCACGGGGAGACCGGGCTCCTCGTCCCGGCCAGGTCGCCCGAGCGGCTGGGCCGCGCCGTGCGCTGGCTGCTCTCGGACGAGGCGACCAGGATCTCCTTCGCCGACGCCGCGGCCGAGCGGGCGCGCGACCACTACTCGTGGGCGGAGGTGGCCCGGCGCACCGAGGAGTGCTACCTGCACGTGACCACGACCGCGACCGGTGCGGCCGTCCCCGCGCCCCGCGCGGGGCTCAGCACGCCGGTCGCCACCACCACCGGGGGAGGCGAGGAGTGA
- a CDS encoding D-sedoheptulose-7-phosphate isomerase, which translates to MHTHLRQLSSALDGTDAALVEEWGRRAARALSGGQRLFACGNGGSAAEAQHLTAELTGRFEDEREPLSAIALHAETSSVTAIANDYGYHQVYARQLRAHARPGDLLVCLSTSGNSENVVAAAKAARELGVTCWSLTGPGPSALESLSEETVSVPAPSTSTVQEVHLALVHVFCAAVDAEVAARAHGVFVPEGRAAT; encoded by the coding sequence ATGCACACCCACCTGAGACAGCTCAGCTCCGCGCTGGACGGCACGGACGCGGCCCTGGTCGAGGAGTGGGGACGCCGCGCCGCGCGCGCCCTGAGCGGGGGGCAGCGCCTGTTCGCCTGCGGCAACGGCGGCAGCGCGGCCGAGGCCCAGCACCTGACGGCCGAACTGACCGGACGCTTCGAGGACGAGCGCGAGCCCCTGTCGGCCATCGCGCTGCACGCGGAGACCTCCAGCGTCACCGCCATCGCCAACGACTACGGCTACCACCAGGTCTACGCGCGCCAGCTGCGCGCCCACGCCCGCCCGGGCGACCTGCTGGTGTGCCTGTCCACCAGCGGCAACAGCGAGAACGTCGTCGCCGCGGCCAAGGCCGCGCGGGAACTCGGCGTCACCTGCTGGTCCCTGACGGGCCCCGGACCCAGCGCCCTGGAGTCGCTCAGCGAGGAGACGGTCTCCGTCCCCGCGCCCAGCACCTCCACCGTGCAGGAGGTCCACCTGGCACTGGTCCACGTGTTCTGCGCCGCGGTGGACGCCGAGGTCGCCGCCCGCGCGCACGGGGTCTTCGTCCCCGAGGGGAGGGCGGCCACATGA
- a CDS encoding SDR family oxidoreductase, with product MRPLGNTLITGGSSGLGAATARAVADGGGHPIILDRQHPGNDLSFHQVDLADREAVERAVQQVSVQHGRIDALVNAGGTDACGTLTDVSAEDWERVIQVNLIGTAAVTRAALPHLRASRGTVVNCASTLGLRALSDATAYCASKFGVVGFTRALAAELAGQVGVTLLVPGGMSTSFFDDRPDQYKPGPDAKLNAPEDVARAVVFALSQPPGCEVREMVICPSQETSWP from the coding sequence ATGCGTCCACTCGGAAACACGCTGATCACCGGAGGGTCCTCGGGCCTGGGAGCGGCCACCGCGCGGGCCGTGGCCGACGGGGGCGGCCACCCGATCATCCTGGACCGGCAGCACCCCGGCAACGACCTGTCCTTTCACCAGGTGGACCTGGCCGACCGCGAGGCGGTCGAGCGCGCCGTACAGCAGGTCAGCGTCCAGCACGGCCGCATCGACGCCCTGGTCAACGCGGGCGGGACCGACGCCTGCGGCACGCTCACCGACGTGTCCGCCGAGGACTGGGAGCGGGTCATCCAGGTCAACCTCATCGGCACCGCCGCCGTGACCCGCGCCGCCCTGCCGCACCTGCGCGCCTCCCGGGGCACGGTGGTCAACTGCGCCTCCACGCTCGGCCTGCGCGCGCTCAGCGACGCCACGGCCTACTGCGCCTCCAAGTTCGGGGTCGTGGGCTTCACCCGGGCGCTGGCCGCCGAACTCGCCGGACAGGTCGGGGTGACGCTCCTGGTCCCCGGGGGCATGAGCACCTCCTTCTTCGACGACCGCCCCGACCAGTACAAGCCGGGACCGGACGCCAAGCTCAACGCGCCCGAGGACGTGGCCCGCGCGGTGGTGTTCGCGCTGAGCCAGCCGCCCGGCTGCGAGGTGCGCGAGATGGTGATCTGCCCCTCGCAGGAGACGTCCTGGCCCTGA
- a CDS encoding UDP-glucuronic acid decarboxylase family protein, whose product MREHASRGRALVTGGAGFLGSHLCERLLERGTRVVCLDNFATGRAQNVAHLAGHPWFELMEADLTEPFTLEEPVDTVFHLASAASPPDYLRLPVETLEVGSLGTRNALECAERHGARLVLASTSEVYGDPLEYPQRETYWGNVNPVGPRSVYDEAKRYAESLTMAHHRARGADVGIARIFNCYGPRMRADDGRMVPTFVNQALEGRPLTVAGDGHQTRSLCYVDDTVRGLIALADSETTGPVNIGSDEELSVLNLARVVLGVTGTRSEITFVERPEDDPHFRRPDIRLAEQALGWRPRVRLDEGLRRTVAYFVDQRDRYEDLPEGTAPAN is encoded by the coding sequence ATGCGCGAGCACGCGTCGAGAGGTAGGGCCCTGGTCACCGGTGGCGCCGGGTTTCTCGGCTCCCATCTGTGCGAACGGCTGCTGGAGAGGGGCACACGCGTGGTGTGCCTGGACAACTTCGCCACCGGCCGGGCGCAGAACGTGGCGCACCTGGCCGGGCACCCCTGGTTCGAGCTGATGGAGGCCGACCTCACCGAACCGTTCACGCTGGAGGAACCCGTGGACACGGTGTTCCACCTGGCCTCGGCCGCGTCCCCGCCGGACTACCTGCGCCTGCCGGTGGAGACGCTGGAGGTGGGCAGCCTGGGCACCCGCAACGCGCTGGAGTGCGCCGAGCGCCACGGCGCCCGCCTGGTCCTGGCCTCCACCAGCGAGGTGTACGGCGACCCGCTGGAGTACCCGCAGCGCGAGACCTACTGGGGCAACGTCAACCCGGTCGGCCCGCGCAGCGTCTACGACGAGGCCAAGCGCTACGCCGAGTCGCTGACCATGGCCCACCACCGCGCCCGCGGGGCCGACGTGGGCATCGCCCGCATCTTCAACTGCTACGGGCCGCGCATGCGCGCCGACGACGGCCGCATGGTGCCCACCTTCGTCAACCAGGCGCTGGAGGGCAGGCCGCTGACGGTGGCGGGCGACGGCCACCAGACGCGGTCGCTGTGCTACGTGGACGACACCGTGCGGGGCCTGATCGCCCTGGCCGACAGCGAGACGACGGGGCCGGTCAACATCGGCAGCGACGAGGAGCTGTCCGTGCTGAACCTGGCACGCGTCGTCCTCGGCGTCACCGGGACCCGGTCGGAGATCACCTTCGTCGAACGCCCCGAGGACGACCCGCACTTCCGGCGCCCCGACATCCGCCTGGCCGAGCAGGCCCTGGGCTGGAGGCCGCGCGTCCGCCTGGACGAGGGGCTGCGCCGTACCGTCGCCTACTTCGTGGACCAGCGCGACCGCTACGAGGACCTGCCCGAGGGGACCGCGCCCGCCAACTGA
- a CDS encoding glycosyltransferase family 2 protein, which produces MGNPERSRVTVVVATRDRREELLRTLGHLELLEPRPPVVVVDNASTDGTAEAVREGFPDVELVRQDRNTGCVARNTGVARARTPYVAFCDDDSWWAPGALEAAADALDAHPRLGLVAASVFVGEEGRPDPLNGALAHSPLPDGDGLPGPRILGFLACAAVVRRAAFTEAGGFSHLLFFAGEEALLAQDLAASGWELCHLEHVRVHHHPSSARPPGLWRRTLEERNALLTVWLRRRPGLALARTARLAGRSLRDPVSRGALTGALRVLPAVLARRRPVPAHVERDLALLEEA; this is translated from the coding sequence GTGGGGAATCCGGAGCGCTCACGGGTCACCGTGGTGGTGGCCACCCGCGACCGGCGCGAGGAGCTGCTGCGCACGCTCGGGCACCTGGAACTGCTGGAGCCCCGCCCGCCCGTGGTGGTCGTGGACAACGCCTCCACCGACGGCACCGCCGAGGCCGTGCGCGAGGGGTTCCCCGACGTCGAACTCGTGCGCCAGGACCGCAACACCGGCTGCGTCGCCCGCAACACCGGGGTGGCGCGCGCCCGGACGCCCTACGTCGCCTTCTGCGACGACGACTCCTGGTGGGCGCCGGGGGCGCTGGAGGCGGCGGCCGACGCCCTGGACGCCCACCCGCGCCTGGGGCTGGTCGCCGCGTCGGTGTTCGTCGGCGAGGAGGGGCGTCCCGACCCGCTCAACGGGGCGCTGGCCCACAGCCCGCTCCCGGACGGCGACGGCCTGCCCGGCCCGCGGATCCTCGGGTTCCTGGCCTGCGCCGCCGTGGTGCGGCGCGCGGCGTTCACGGAGGCGGGCGGCTTCAGCCACCTGCTGTTCTTCGCCGGGGAGGAGGCACTCCTGGCCCAGGACCTGGCGGCCTCGGGATGGGAGCTGTGCCACCTGGAGCACGTGCGCGTGCACCACCACCCGTCCTCGGCGCGTCCGCCCGGCCTGTGGCGGCGCACGCTGGAGGAGCGCAACGCCCTGCTGACGGTCTGGCTGCGCCGCCGCCCCGGCCTGGCCCTGGCGCGCACGGCCCGGCTGGCCGGGCGCTCGCTGCGCGACCCCGTCTCGCGCGGCGCCCTGACCGGGGCGCTGCGGGTCCTGCCCGCGGTGCTGGCCCGGCGCCGTCCGGTGCCCGCGCACGTGGAACGGGACCTGGCCCTGTTGGAGGAGGCATGA
- a CDS encoding glycosyltransferase family 2 protein, which produces MNRSARVGVVVITRDRREELLRTLDRLADLPGPPPTVVVDNASRDGTAAAVAERHRWVRLVRAGANLGSVGRNVGVEALDTPYVAFCDDDTWWEPGSLERAADLLDAHPGLGSVTARLIVEPGGGEDPLTPELRHSPVPGPDWLPGPALLGVLAGVTVFRVRAFWQTGGFSRRLWMGGEEELLALDLAAAGWWMCWDEDTVAHHAASPVRDPTRRRRLGIRNTLWTAWLRRPVDGAWRHTWSVLRSVPRDLSSAMAVAEALGGLPWVLRERAPVPPGVERGLRTLEAPRRESRARRYVG; this is translated from the coding sequence ATGAACCGGAGCGCGCGCGTGGGCGTCGTGGTCATCACCCGCGACCGCCGGGAGGAACTGCTGCGCACCCTGGACCGGCTGGCGGACCTGCCGGGGCCGCCGCCGACCGTCGTCGTGGACAACGCCTCGCGCGACGGCACGGCCGCGGCCGTCGCCGAACGCCACCGGTGGGTGCGGCTCGTCCGGGCGGGGGCCAACCTGGGCTCGGTGGGCCGCAACGTCGGGGTGGAGGCCCTGGACACGCCCTACGTCGCCTTCTGCGACGACGACACCTGGTGGGAACCGGGCTCCCTGGAGCGGGCCGCCGACCTGTTGGACGCCCATCCCGGGCTGGGTTCGGTGACGGCGCGGCTGATCGTGGAGCCCGGGGGCGGGGAGGACCCCCTCACCCCGGAGCTGCGCCACTCGCCGGTGCCCGGGCCGGACTGGCTGCCGGGTCCCGCCCTGCTCGGGGTGCTCGCCGGGGTCACCGTGTTCCGCGTCCGCGCCTTCTGGCAGACGGGGGGCTTCTCCCGGCGCCTGTGGATGGGCGGGGAGGAGGAGCTGCTGGCGCTGGACCTGGCCGCCGCCGGGTGGTGGATGTGCTGGGACGAGGACACGGTCGCCCACCACGCCGCCTCGCCGGTGCGCGACCCCACCCGGCGGCGGCGCCTGGGCATCCGCAACACCCTGTGGACCGCGTGGCTGCGGCGCCCGGTGGACGGGGCGTGGCGGCACACGTGGTCGGTGCTGCGGTCGGTGCCGCGCGACCTGTCGAGCGCGATGGCCGTCGCCGAGGCGCTCGGGGGGCTGCCCTGGGTGCTGAGGGAACGCGCGCCGGTCCCGCCGGGTGTGGAGCGCGGGCTGCGCACCCTGGAGGCGCCCCGCAGGGAGTCCCGGGCGCGGCGCTACGTGGGCTGA